From one Mya arenaria isolate MELC-2E11 chromosome 4, ASM2691426v1 genomic stretch:
- the LOC128232451 gene encoding mitogen-activated protein kinase 7-like has translation MTEASKGKREEYLQKNLALLKQRALNVKFDIDTVEYQPLENIGIGAYGVVCSAICQKTNDRVAIKKIPNVFDLRDAAKRTYREIKILKHFKHDNIIHIRQILKPKESMNDFRDVYVVFDLMESDLHKIIYSKQELTEEHVRYFLYQLLRGLKYIHSAHVIHRDLKPSNLLVNEDCQLRIGDFGMARGFTSSPTEQKHFMTQYVATRFYRAPEIMLSLIEYSAAVDMWSVGCIFAEMLGRKYLFPGKNAIEQIKLIVGCLGSPDPQLMTMIHSPLIKNFFQEMGEKQPVSWVKLYPKASKKAINLLGRMLVLNPQKRITVEQALVHPFLNKYHDPDDEPICIPTFNFDFEREDLSLSQLREVIHKETMDYYEPRTPTFSFNADLRPVPRSTEGSSGKPDTDKPDSAFTLRKAEVENHKTDIVIKNDALEQDQSSSLTQMLTQTSDTKSTDDDDVFKRPLSAKNKDPQVTVKTENLLKAELSDVEMLSAKSTDGRQPMSATVSEEKRHVTDSKENTEPLKDDKHTTISEGTKNLIKKALQNSSFKMRTDSVGEDDRPKPVTAAMRQREREERRKKKSAKTLERKKRDKKNAKRDELLSSEDIQALHRWTKMQQVNVPIAPRPAVTPGHTAKHLDSAAGNTNLSAACELAGGTTDQGQQNSNSNNVFYGNKRNVQQETLNLLQQRLLANNPENKVGQVSQNTSSVPQQTDNKESSNLSEDLDKNESNFNVDFSDVPLGDLDFLSMVTSPDIANLLSTDLPCDDQNDISSQQHGVFYAPNTILSNRTSSLTVPYTTTGSSSPSFIQNTCSVSDVDSQRTIQSHEMPDLSQGMLQPNSNLNSLSPSQYQQPATSPGSQHSVSPVNRLSPQFFGGENQQQSQNQVCGVSQTQDSFLPFSGTGAQNDSGADLFMGPSNGQGQQMSGQQVHATYPPQGLTGLREQQDSSSNSNSPPLQVNVQQSQLSFQNLFQSAGPSHIIGAGPSHMTSGAQQLDDTQLDLVGLLTQQLSKSNVQDLCPHLALTPRGTGAGYGVGVDLEALISNTATSSQQQGPVPEPSPLSSSILADWMEVTANMNIDMEALEQELQSPMALSYNDLNMYPS, from the exons ATGACTGAGGCTTCAAAAGGCAAACGGGAGGAATATCTGCAGAAAAATCTAGCTCTCTTAAAACAGAGAGCTCTGAATGTTAAGTTTGATATTGACACAGTTGAATATCAGCCTTTGGAGAACATTGGAATTGGAGCCTATGGAGTTGTCTGCTCTGCAATATGCCAGAAAACAAATGACAGAGTGGCAATCAAAAAGATTCCAAATGTGTTTGACCTCAGGGATGCTGCAAAAAGAACGTATAgagaaataaagattttaaagcattttaaacatgataatatcATTCATATCAGACAAATTCTAAAACCAAAAGAATCAATGAATGATTTTCGAgatgtttatgtagtttttgaCTTGATGGAGAGTGATCTACACAAGATCATTTATTCAAAGCAGGAGCTTACAGAGGAGCATGTGCGATACTTCCTGTACCAGCTACTGCGCGGCCTCAAGTACATCCACTCTGCTCATGTCATCCATCGGGACCTCAAACCAAGTAACCTCCTTGTCAATGAAGACTGCCAGCTCAGAATTGGTGACTTTG GAATGGCACGAGGCTTCACATCCTCACCTACAGAGCAGAAGCACTTCATGACCCAGTACGTGGCCACAAGGTTCTACAGAGCACCAGAAATCATGCTGTCCCTTATTGAGTATAGTGCTGCAGTTGACATGTGGTCGGTTGGCTGTATATTTGCGGAAATGCTTGGACGCAAATATCTCTTTCCTG GAAAGAATGCCATAGAGCAAATCAAGTTGATTGTTGGATGTCTAGGCAGCCCAGACCCCCAACTCATGACCATGATCCACTCCCCTCTCATCAAAAACTTCTTTCAAG AGATGGGTGAGAAGCAGCCAGTGTCTTGGGTGAAGCTGTATCCGAAGGCGAGTAAGAAGGCCATAAACCTGCTGGGACGTATGTTGGTGCTGAACCCCCAGAAACGCATCACTGTCGAGCAGGCCCTCGTACACCCTTTCCTTAACAAGTACCACGACCCTGATGACGAACCCATCTGCATACCCACCTTCAACTTTGACTTTGAAAGAGAG GATTTGAGTTTATCCCAACTAAGAGAGGTTATTCATAAGGAAACCATGGACTACTATGAGCCAAGAACACCAACCTTCAGCTTCAATGCTGACCTTAGGCCCGTGCCACGCTCAACAGAAGGCAGCTCCGGAAAACCAGATACAGACAAACCAGACTCAGCATTCACACTCAGAAAAGCTGAAGTTGAAAATCATAAGACAGACATTGTTATAAAGAATGATGCATTAGAGCAAGATCAATCATCATCTTTGACACAAATGCTGACACAAACATCTGACACAAAAAgcactgatgatgatgatgtcttTAAGAGACCATTAAGTGCAAAAAATAAGGATCCGCAGGTGACTGTAAAAACAGAGAATTTGCTCAAAGCTGAGCTGTCTGATGTCGAAATGTTGAGTGCCAAGTCAACAGACGGCCGCCAGCCCATGTCTGCAACTGTGAGTGAGGAGAAACGACATGTAACCGACTCTAAGGAGAACACTGAACCACTGAAGGATGATAAACACACAACCATTTCTGAAGGCACAAAGAATCTCATTAAAAAGGCACTGCAGAATTCCAGTTTCAAAATGAGGACAG ACTCTGTTGGTGAAGATGACCGGCCTAAGCCTGTGACAGCTGCCATGAGGCAAAGGGAACGGGAGGAAAGACGCAAAAAGAAAAGTGCAAAAACTCTTGAACGCAAGAAGAGGGataagaaaaatg CTAAACGTGATGAGTTGCTGTCATCTGAGGATATTCAGGCATTGCATCGGTGGACAAAGATGCAGCAGGTAAATGTTCCCATAGCTCCACGCCCTGCTGTGACCCCCGGGCACACGGCCAAACACTTGGACAGTGCTGCAGGGAACACCAACCTCAGTGCAGCTTGTGAGTTAGCTGGTGGGACAACCGATCAAGGACAGCAGAACAGCAACagtaataatgtattttatgggaataaaagaaatgttcaaCAAGAAACTCTGAATCTCTTACAACAGAGACTGCTGGCAAATAACCCAGAAAACAAGGTTGGACAGGTGTCCCAGAATACAAGTTCTGTTCCACAACAGACAGACAACAAAGAAAGTTCTAATCTCAGTGAGGATCTGGATAAAAATGAAAGCAACTTCAATGTGGATTTCTCTGATGTACCTCTCGGAGATTTAGACTTTTTATCAATGGTAACAAGTCCAGATATTGCTAACCTATTGTCAACTGACCTTCCTTGTGATGATCAAAATGACATTTCTTCTCAACAGCATGGTGTGTTTTATGCTCCAAACACAATTCTTTCCAACAGGACTAGTTCTTTGACAGTGCCATACACCACTACTGGCAGTAGTTCACCTAGCTTCATACAGAACACATGTTCAGTGAGTGATGTTGATTCACAAAGGACTATACAATCCCATGAAATGCCAGATTTATCACAAGGCATGCTGCAGCCCAATTCAAACCTAAACAGCCTGTCACCGTCACAGTATCAGCAGCCTGCAACCTCCCCTGGCTCCCAGCACAGTGTCTCCCCTGTTAACAGGCTCTCACCACAGTTCTTTGGAGGTGAAAACCAGCAGCAGAGTCAGAATCAAGTATGTGGGGTGTCACAAACGCAGGACAGCTTTTTGCCATTTTCTGGCACAGGTGCTCAAAATGATTCTGGCGCAGACTTGTTCATGGGCCCCAGTAATGGCCAGGGCCAGCAGATGTCAGGCCAGCAGGTTCATGCCACATACCCACCACAGGGGCTGACCGGATTGCGTGAACAACAAGACTCGAGCTCCAATTCCAACTCCCCTCCATTGCAAGTCAATGTCCAGCAGTCCCAGCTCAGCTTCCAGAATCTATTCCAAAGTGCTGGGCCAAGTCATATAATAGGTGCTGGACCAAGCCACATGACCAGTGGTGCCCAGCAACTTGAT GACACCCAGCTGGATCTGGTGGGGCTGCTTACCCAGCAGCTATCCAAGTCTAACGTACAGGACCTGTGTCCTCACTTGGCTCTCACCCCTCGAGGCACTGGGGCCGGGTATGGCGTTGGTGTCGACCTTGAGGCTCTTATCAGCAACACTGCCACCTCTAGCCAGCAGCAGGG TCCTGTTCCAGAGCCGTCCCCACTGTCATCCTCCATCCTGGCTGACTGGATGGAGGTGACTGCCAACATGAACATCGACATGGAGGCGCTAGAACAGGAGCTGCAGTCACCCATGGCCCTCTCGTATAACGACCTCAACATGTACCCATCATGA
- the LOC128232468 gene encoding inactive peptidyl-prolyl cis-trans isomerase FKBP6-like isoform X2, giving the protein MYHDSDEEDEDDESTPFEKIARKMEDVCPDKDGGILKQQLKHGVGTVVPTGSLVRFHYNAFLEYADEPFDSTRLRNRVAKLRLGQGEMIEGVDVALSTMRKSELSRFLIKPEYNLGERGAPPRIPPNSTMLFEIELLSFVEQAGIEDYFDMTEEEKHKVTWDDLNKLYHMITKEAKELFQEGRYRQAFPKYKKACTLLENRRLSGEEEEREVNILLLRVFQNLALCCIKLAHSGRAIVYCKKYEQLDRKPNAKVLYLRGKAHSMQCDFETARDYLKKANKIKPNSKDIIEELEKLERNMIQYKFDEKAMYRKMFSKPKGDTPEEVEKENARDEEKKTKSLACSDRFRQMVQEKLESFKANPELTDFPMPSYNMTVGEIECIMETADNLGLHAKLSGSGNSTQLRVMKKIPSGTS; this is encoded by the exons ATGTATCATGACTCTGATGAggaggatgaggatgatgagTCTACGCCTTTCGAGAAGATTGCACGCAAGATGGAGGATGTCTGCCCGGACAAGGATGGTGGGATCCTAAAGCAGCAGCTTAAACACGGAGTGGGGACTGTTGTACCGACAGGTTCCCTCGTCAGGTTTCACTATAATGCCTTCCTCGAGTATGCTGATGAACCTTTTGACTCCACCAG ATTGCGGAACAGAGTAGCAAAACTGCGACTTGGCCAAGGTGAGATGATCGAAGGAGTTGATGTTGCACTGTCGACAATGAGGAAGTCAGAGCTGTCACGCTTCCTCATCAAACCTGAGTACAACCTCGGAGAGAGGGGCGCACCTCCAAGAATACCACCAAACTCTACAA TGTTGTTTGAAATTGAGCTGCTTAGTTTTGTGGAGCAAGCCGGAATTGAGGATTACTTTGACATGACAGAG GAGGAAAAGCATAAAGTGACTTGGGATGACCTTAATAAGCTGTACCACATGATCACGAAGGAGGCCAAGGAACTGTTTCAGGAGGGCCGCTACAGACAGGCATTTCCCAAGTACAAGAAG GCATGTACTTTGCTGGAGAATCGCCGACTTTCTGGTGAAGAAGAGGAGCGGGAGGTCAATATTCTGTTGCTGCGGGTCTTCCAGAACCTGGCCTTGTGCTGCATCAAGCTAGCTCACAGCGGTCGTGCCATTGTCTACTGCAAGAAGTATGAGCAGCTGGACCGAAAGCCCAACGCCAAGGTGCTGTACCTGCGGGGCAAGGCTCACAGCATGCAGTGTGACTTTGAGACAGCGAGGGATTACCTTAAAAAGGCTAACAAGATCAAACCAAACAGTAAAGACATAATTGAAGAACTGGAAAAGTTGGAAAG AAACATGATACAGtacaaatttgatgaaaaagcCATGTACaggaaaatgttttcaaaaccaaaagGTGATACTCCGGAAG AGGTTGAAAAAGAGAATGCCCGCGATGAAGAGAAAAAAACCAAATCCCTGGCATGTAGCGATAGATTCCGCCAAATGGTGCAGGAAAAATTGGA GTCTTTCAAGGCCAATCCTGAGCTGACTGATTTTCCAATGCCTAGCTATAACATGACTGTCGGAGAGATTGAATGCATCATGGAGACAGCAGATAATTTGGGGCTTCACGCTAAACTCAGTGGAAGT GGAAACAGCACCCAGCTGCGTGTGATGAAGAAAATACCGAGTGGTACCTCATAA
- the LOC128232468 gene encoding inactive peptidyl-prolyl cis-trans isomerase FKBP6-like isoform X1 produces the protein MSKEDDIMSVCLKEGLDLQDLRATAGKNESQGVIFEVAEEDAPLGDEEYEAGNFYKGEELCENMYHDSDEEDEDDESTPFEKIARKMEDVCPDKDGGILKQQLKHGVGTVVPTGSLVRFHYNAFLEYADEPFDSTRLRNRVAKLRLGQGEMIEGVDVALSTMRKSELSRFLIKPEYNLGERGAPPRIPPNSTMLFEIELLSFVEQAGIEDYFDMTEEEKHKVTWDDLNKLYHMITKEAKELFQEGRYRQAFPKYKKACTLLENRRLSGEEEEREVNILLLRVFQNLALCCIKLAHSGRAIVYCKKYEQLDRKPNAKVLYLRGKAHSMQCDFETARDYLKKANKIKPNSKDIIEELEKLERNMIQYKFDEKAMYRKMFSKPKGDTPEEVEKENARDEEKKTKSLACSDRFRQMVQEKLESFKANPELTDFPMPSYNMTVGEIECIMETADNLGLHAKLSGSGNSTQLRVMKKIPSGTS, from the exons ATGTCG AAAGAGGATGACATCATGTCTGTATGCTTGAAAGAAGGTCTGGACCTGCAGGACCTGAGAGCAACTGCAGGAAAGAATGAGAGTCAGGGTGTCATCTTTGAAGTTGCAGAAGAAGATGCTCCATTAGGGG ATGAAGAATATGAGGCCGGAAACTTCTACAAGGGTGAGGAGCTGTGTGAGAACATGTATCATGACTCTGATGAggaggatgaggatgatgagTCTACGCCTTTCGAGAAGATTGCACGCAAGATGGAGGATGTCTGCCCGGACAAGGATGGTGGGATCCTAAAGCAGCAGCTTAAACACGGAGTGGGGACTGTTGTACCGACAGGTTCCCTCGTCAGGTTTCACTATAATGCCTTCCTCGAGTATGCTGATGAACCTTTTGACTCCACCAG ATTGCGGAACAGAGTAGCAAAACTGCGACTTGGCCAAGGTGAGATGATCGAAGGAGTTGATGTTGCACTGTCGACAATGAGGAAGTCAGAGCTGTCACGCTTCCTCATCAAACCTGAGTACAACCTCGGAGAGAGGGGCGCACCTCCAAGAATACCACCAAACTCTACAA TGTTGTTTGAAATTGAGCTGCTTAGTTTTGTGGAGCAAGCCGGAATTGAGGATTACTTTGACATGACAGAG GAGGAAAAGCATAAAGTGACTTGGGATGACCTTAATAAGCTGTACCACATGATCACGAAGGAGGCCAAGGAACTGTTTCAGGAGGGCCGCTACAGACAGGCATTTCCCAAGTACAAGAAG GCATGTACTTTGCTGGAGAATCGCCGACTTTCTGGTGAAGAAGAGGAGCGGGAGGTCAATATTCTGTTGCTGCGGGTCTTCCAGAACCTGGCCTTGTGCTGCATCAAGCTAGCTCACAGCGGTCGTGCCATTGTCTACTGCAAGAAGTATGAGCAGCTGGACCGAAAGCCCAACGCCAAGGTGCTGTACCTGCGGGGCAAGGCTCACAGCATGCAGTGTGACTTTGAGACAGCGAGGGATTACCTTAAAAAGGCTAACAAGATCAAACCAAACAGTAAAGACATAATTGAAGAACTGGAAAAGTTGGAAAG AAACATGATACAGtacaaatttgatgaaaaagcCATGTACaggaaaatgttttcaaaaccaaaagGTGATACTCCGGAAG AGGTTGAAAAAGAGAATGCCCGCGATGAAGAGAAAAAAACCAAATCCCTGGCATGTAGCGATAGATTCCGCCAAATGGTGCAGGAAAAATTGGA GTCTTTCAAGGCCAATCCTGAGCTGACTGATTTTCCAATGCCTAGCTATAACATGACTGTCGGAGAGATTGAATGCATCATGGAGACAGCAGATAATTTGGGGCTTCACGCTAAACTCAGTGGAAGT GGAAACAGCACCCAGCTGCGTGTGATGAAGAAAATACCGAGTGGTACCTCATAA
- the LOC128231987 gene encoding uncharacterized protein LOC128231987, with protein MNLRMLKMKLPLRTFVIVVLTPVIAACGHDGCPGDERGRSVPADKRVVDRRPRWSDNSTLREVVGDLCLRQRTDRLVYRKQNDTNVFIGFDDVQGGVVYTMMWTMAGPYGETLEDENMNKGGFDLYPAAPFRETLTLDALLAATDRRQQMKFLSLLDVCRSTRLLTRTCLIHAFATASRDMKALKLHKTCSKH; from the exons ATGAATTTAAGAATGCTCAAAATGAAGCTACCGTTAAGAACATTTGTTATTGTGGTTTTAACGCCAGTTATTGCGGCCTGTGGACATGATGGGTGTCCAGGAGACGAACGTGGCCGGTCGGTTCCGGCCGACAAGCGGGTCGTTGACCGACGGCCGCGGTGGAGCGACAACTCGACGCTAAGAGAGGTGGTTGGGGACCTTTGTCTGCGACAGCGGACGGACAGGCTCGTTTACAGAAAGCAGAACGACACAAACGTATTCATTGGGTTTGATGACGTGCAGGGCGGCGTCGTGTACACCATGATGTGGACAATGGCCGGTCCATACGGAG AGACGCTGGAGGATGAGAACATGAACAAGGGCGGGTTTGACCTCTACCCAGCGGCCCCGTTCCGAGAAACTCTCACCTTAGATGCCCTCCTCGCAGCCACAGACAGGC GCCAGCAGATGAAGTTCCTCTCGTTATTGGACGTGTGCCGCTCCACGCGCCTACTCACGCGCACCTGCCTCATCCATGCATTCGCCACCGCCTCTCGCGACATGAAGGCCCTCAAACTCCACAAAACATGCTCAAAACACTGA